A single Elaeis guineensis isolate ETL-2024a chromosome 15, EG11, whole genome shotgun sequence DNA region contains:
- the LOC105058088 gene encoding uncharacterized protein, producing MDKEHSARGKQTPPSIGSPRNEKPDGISQKVNGHKSTTPEVLQVPKTSKFPDSSRYLSPTDLMMSPVSKRLLARNQKVTTLSMQAENSFMGSGLFGT from the exons aTGGATAAGGAGCACTCAGCGCGTGGTAAACAAACTCCTCCATCAATTGGTTCTCCAAGGAACGAAAAGCCTGATGGGATCTCACAAAAGGTTAATGGCCATAAGAGTACCACCCCTGAAGTCCTTCAAGTCCCCAAGACTTCCAAATTCCCTGACAG TAGCAGGTACTTGAGCCCAACGGATCTTATGATGTCCCCTGTTTCCAAGAGGTTGCTTGCCAGGAACCAAAAGGTCACAACTCTCTCAATGCAAGCAGAAAACTCCTTCATG GGATCAGGTCTCTTTGGAACATAA
- the LOC105058090 gene encoding LRR receptor-like serine/threonine-protein kinase RPK2, whose translation MRCPSAMERRREVAAGALVFALLFLVVAVAEDARASERQALLQFKAAVSSDPAGFLRGWSDVSPGSDACSWPGVSCDAGSRVVGLNISAKGGAFFPSCGRSGPLWKSCPDLARRLAGKLSPALGKLVELRVLSLPFHGFDGEIPGEIWELENLEVLDLEGNSLSGCLPSRFMRGLRVLNLASNLLQGEIPRSLSSCTRLETLDLSSNQFNGTIPGFLGDFPKLRELSLSFNRFTGAIPDELGAGCQSLEHLDLSANLLAGSIPGGLGNCNELRSLLLFSNLLDDVIPLDLGRLTKLQVLDVSRNSLSGSVPVELGGCVELSVLVLSNPYYPMTSFDNSSYADIDDFNYFQGGISESITTLSKLRILWAPRATLEGEIPNSWGTCDSLEMVNLGENIFTGRIPKVFGQCHNLKVLNLSSNKLTGWLSEELPVPCMDIFDISGNQLSGSITRFVPKACSSSQFRLDDLFSAYFSYFSYWSQAGISLLTYEFDGEITVYHNFGGNNFTGNLASLPLQADRLGKSMVYAFLADDNNLVGTLADVPFNTCKDLNGLIIDFSNNFISGAIPTEIGSMCKSLVVFDIAGNRITGVIPQSIGSLSGLVGLDLSRNHIQGEMPASLENLKHLQVLSLAKNNLGGFIPAGLGQLYALKVLDLSSNSILGEIPGGLANLKSLTVLLLNNNKLSGNIPSGFANITSLSMFNLSFNNLSGPLPLNDSTIQCDSVLGNPLLQSCHVSTLSVPPSDNQGDAGDSQASNDSPPGSPPSDSSNRGFNSIEIASIASAAAIVSVLLALIALYIYTRKCAPRFAGQSSRRREVMIFIDIGVPITYESVVRATGNFNTSNCIGSGGFGATYKAEISPGVVVAIKRLSVGRLQGIQQFHAEIKTLGRWRHPNLVTLIGYHVSEAEMFLIYNYLPGGNLERFIQERAKRPVDWRMLHKIALDIACALAYLHDHCIPRILHRDVKPSNILLDNDYNAYLSDFGLARLLGNSETHATTGVAGTFGYVAPEYAMTCRVSDKADVYSYGVVLMELISDKKALDPSFSPYGNGFNIVAWACMLLRQGRAREFFTEGLWDIAPHDDLVETLHLAVMCTVDTLSVRPSMKQVVLRLKQLQPPTC comes from the coding sequence ATGCGCTGCCCGTCGGCGATGGAACGCCGCCGGGAGGTGGCTGCGGGAGCTCTAGTCTTTGCCCTCCTCTTCCTTGTCGTCGCGGTGGCGGAGGACGCGCGCGCCTCCGAGAGGCAGGCTCTTCTCCAGTTCAAGGCCGCCGTCTCCTCCGACCCCGCCGGATTCCTCCGTGGATGGTCCGACGTCTCCCCCGGCTCCGACGCTTGCTCCTGGCCCGGCGTCTCCTGCGACGCTGGATCCAGGGTAGTGGGGCTCAATATATCGGCCAAAGGTGGCGCCTTTTTCCCTTCTTGCGGCCGGTCGGGGCCGCTGTGGAAGAGTTGCCCGGATCTCGCACGGAGGCTGGCCGGAAAGCTGAGCCCCGCACTGGGGAAGTTGGTGGAGTTGAGGGTTCTTTCGCTTCCTTTCCATGGCTTTGATGGTGAGATACCCGGTGAGATCTGGGAACTGGAGAACTTGGAGGTCCTCGATCTTGAGGGGAACTCGCTGTCCGGCTGCCTTCCCTCCCGATTCATGCGCGGCTTGCGTGTGCTCAATCTGGCCTCCAATCTGCTCCAAGGTGAGATTCCACGCTCGCTCTCAAGCTGCACGCGTTTAGAAACCCTAGACCTCTCCAGCAACCAGTTCAATGGCACGATCCCTGGGTTCCTTGGTGACTTTCCCAAGCTGAGAGAGCTATCTCTGTCTTTTAACCGGTTCACTGGTGCGATTCCTGATGAGCTTGGAGCTGGTTGCCAGAGTCTGGAGCATCTTGACCTGTCGGCGAATCTTCTAGCTGGTAGCATTCCTGGTGGCTTGGGGAATTGCAATGAGCTTCGGTCCCTGTTGCTATTTTCCAATTTGTTAGATGATGTTATTCCTTTAGACCTTGGCCGGTTGACAAAGCTTCAAGTTTTGGATGTTTCAAGGAACAGCTTGAGTGGCTCTGTACCTGTGGAGCTGGGAGGCTGTGTCGAATTATCTGTTCTTGTTCTTTCTAATCCATACTATCCGATGACCAGTTTTGATAACTCGAGCTATGCTGATATCGATGATTTCAACTATTTTCAAGGTGGAATTTCTGAGAGCATTACGACCCTATCGAAGCTTAGGATCCTCTGGGCTCCAAGGGCGACACTGGAAGGTGAGATTCCCAACAGTTGGGGTACTTGTGATAGCTTAGAAATGGTTAACTTAGGTGAAAATATCTTCACTGGGCGGATCCCAAAAGTGTTTGGGCAGTGCCACAATCTTAAAGTTCTTAACTTGAGCTCAAACAAGTTGACTGGCTGGCTGAGTGAGGAGCTTCCTGTGCCTTGCATGGATATCTTTGATATTAGTGGGAATCAGTTGTCTGGCTCCATTACGAGGTTTGTCCCAAAAGCATGCTCGTCATCCCAGTTCCGGCTTGATGATCTGTTCTCCGCATACTTTTCGTATTTTTCATATTGGAGTCAAGCTGGAATCTCCTTGCTTACGTATGAATTCGATGGTGAAATCACAGTATATCATAATTTTGGTGGGAACAATTTTACCGGTAATCTAGCATCTCTACCACTTCAAGCTGACAGATTGGGAAAGTCGATGGTTTATGCCTTTCTGGCTGATGATAATAATCTTGTCGGGACATTAGCAGATGTTCCTTTCAATACATGCAAGgatttgaatggattgatcattgaCTTCAGCAACAACTTCATTTCTGGTGCAATTCCAACAGAAATTGGGTCCATGTGCAAATCTCTTGTAGTGTTTGATATTGCTGGGAACCGAATTACAGGTGTGATTCCTCAGAGTATTGGATCGTTGAGCGGTCTTGTTGGATTGGACTTGAGCAGGAACCATATTCAGGGTGAGATGCCAGCAAGTTTGGAGAATTTGAAACATTTGCAGGTTCTGTCCTTGGCCAAAAACAACCTCGGTGGTTTCATCCCTGCTGGCTTGGGTCAGTTGTATGCTCTCAAGGTGCTGGATCTTTCCTCCAACTCTATCTTAGGAGAGATTCCTGGTGGTCTTGCCAATTTGAAGAGTCTCACTGTCCTTCTTCTTAATAATAATAAACTCTCCGGAAATATTCCTTCTGGTTTTGCTAACATAACATCGCTCTCGATGTTTAATTTGTCATTCAATAATTTGTCAGGGCCATTACCTTTGAATGATAGCACCATTCAATGTGATAGTGTTCTTGGAAACCCTTTGCTCCAGTCTTGTCATGTATCTACTCTCTCTGTTCCTCCATCTGACAATCAGGGGGATGCTGGGGATTCACAAGCATCTAATGATTCACCACCTGGAAGCCCACCAAGTGATAGCAGCAACAGAGGGTTCAATTCTATTGAGATTGCTTCCATAGCATCAGCAGCAGCCATTGTTTCAGTCCTTTTAGCACTGATTGCCCTCTACATATACACCAGAAAATGTGCGCCAAGATTTGCAGGtcagtcttcaagaagaagagaagtcatgATTTTCATCGACATCGGGGTTCCTATAACTTATGAGAGTGTTGTGCGAGCCACTGGGAATTTTAATACAAGCAACTGCATTGGAAGTGGAGGCTTTGGAGCCACATACAAGGCTGAGATTTCACCTGGAGTTGTGGTGGCTATAAAGAGACTCTCAGTAGGGAGGCTCCAAGGTATTCAGCAGTTCCATGCAGAGATTAAAACCCTTGGGAGGTGGCGCCACCCAAATCTTGTTACTTTAATAGGCTATCATGTCAGTGAGGCAGAGATGTTTCTCATATATAATTATTTGCCTGGAGGAAATCTTGAGAGATTTATACAGGAGAGGGCTAAAAGACCTGTTGATTGGAGGATGCTCCATAAAATTGCTTTAGACATTGCATGCGCACTTGCTTACCTGCATGACCATTGCATACCTCGTATCCTACATCGGGATGTTAAGCCAAGCAACATTTTATTGGACAATGATTATAATGCTTATCTCTCGGATTTTGGTTTGGCAAGGCTTCTTGGGAATTCTGAAACCCATGCAACTACTGGTGTTGCTGGGACTTTTGGGTATGTTGCCCCAGAGTATGCAATGACTTGTCGTGTTTCTGACAAGGCTGATGTATACAGCTATGGTGTAGTGCTGATGGAGCTGATTTCAGATAAGAAAGCCTTGGATCCCTCATTCTCTCCTTATGGAAATGGTTTCAATATTGTTGCATGGGCATGTATGCTGCTTCGCCAGGGCCGTGCTCGTGAGTTCTTCACTGAGGGGCTGTGGGATATAGCTCCACATGATGATTTGGTAGAGACATTGCACTTGGCTGTCATGTGTACTGTTGATACACTTTCAGTCAGGCCCTCAATGAAGCAAGTTGTACTACGGCTAAAGCAGCTTCAACCCCCAACCTGCTAG